The proteins below come from a single Thermopolyspora flexuosa genomic window:
- a CDS encoding TOMM precursor leader peptide-binding protein encodes MRDLLRLCATGPRERAELYGRVAGASPEEIDAAVDRLLAARILVRESDTARLIADERRSRQALFLSMFHPAERVEEALRALARLTVAVLGVGAIGGAVAVQLATAGVRTLRLVDDDHVEPSNLHRQHLYTTGDVGTPKVAAAARRLREHEPEAAIDPVPRRLSSAADVAEVIKGADLVVNTVDTPQPHIRRWVNRACVEAGVPFVTGGFNQHMGLVGPLVVPGETACLACQERELAERYGRATLPTPENAGRIIPAFAPLCVIVSGMLAAEIIRWATRTGPPAILGRTVYLDLLTLTTTAREFTRAADCEVCR; translated from the coding sequence TTGCGCGATTTACTGCGGCTGTGCGCGACGGGCCCGCGCGAGCGCGCGGAACTGTACGGGCGCGTCGCGGGCGCCTCCCCGGAGGAGATCGACGCGGCCGTGGATCGGCTGCTCGCCGCCCGGATCCTGGTGCGGGAGAGCGACACCGCGCGGCTCATCGCGGACGAGCGGCGCTCCCGCCAGGCGCTGTTCCTGTCGATGTTCCACCCGGCCGAGCGGGTCGAGGAGGCCCTGCGCGCGCTCGCCCGGCTCACCGTGGCGGTGCTCGGCGTCGGCGCGATCGGCGGCGCGGTCGCGGTGCAGCTCGCCACCGCCGGGGTGCGTACCCTGCGCCTCGTCGACGACGACCACGTCGAGCCGTCGAACCTGCACCGCCAGCACCTCTACACCACGGGCGACGTCGGCACCCCCAAGGTCGCCGCCGCCGCCCGGCGGCTGCGCGAGCACGAGCCGGAGGCGGCGATCGACCCGGTGCCGCGCCGCCTGAGCTCGGCCGCCGACGTCGCCGAGGTGATCAAGGGCGCGGACCTCGTGGTGAACACGGTCGACACCCCGCAGCCGCACATCCGCCGCTGGGTCAACCGGGCCTGCGTCGAGGCGGGCGTGCCGTTCGTCACCGGCGGGTTCAACCAGCACATGGGCCTGGTCGGCCCGCTCGTCGTCCCCGGGGAGACCGCCTGCCTCGCCTGCCAGGAGCGTGAGCTCGCCGAACGGTACGGCAGGGCCACGCTGCCCACCCCGGAGAACGCCGGCCGGATCATCCCGGCGTTCGCCCCGCTGTGCGTGATCGTCTCCGGCATGCTCGCCGCGGAGATCATCCGGTGGGCGACGCGCACCGGCCCGCCCGCGATCCTCGGCCGCACGGTCTACCTCGACCTGCTCACCCTCACCACCACCGCCCGGGAGTTCACCCGCGCGGCCGACTGCGAGGTCTGCCGGTGA
- a CDS encoding dienelactone hydrolase family protein, giving the protein MAEIMLLHSALGLRPGVHAAADILRAAGHTVVVPDYYDGEVFDEVEDGLRKRDALGVEEIRRRVRRFGESVDRPVVFAGFSLGAAAAGTLAASHPAARGLILMHGAVADDALAGPWPAGVPVQVHYGEGDPWVEPATVAELERLVTASGAAFEVHTYPTDAHLFADPGLPDYDPCAATLMWQRVTEFLKRISD; this is encoded by the coding sequence GTGGCCGAGATCATGTTGTTGCACTCCGCACTGGGATTGCGTCCGGGCGTGCACGCCGCCGCCGACATCCTCCGCGCGGCAGGGCACACCGTGGTGGTGCCCGACTACTACGACGGCGAGGTGTTCGACGAGGTCGAGGACGGGCTGCGCAAGCGCGACGCGCTCGGCGTCGAGGAGATCAGGCGGCGGGTGCGCCGGTTCGGCGAGTCCGTCGACCGTCCCGTGGTGTTCGCCGGGTTCTCCCTCGGGGCCGCCGCGGCCGGCACGCTCGCCGCGTCGCACCCGGCGGCCCGGGGCCTGATCCTCATGCACGGCGCGGTGGCGGACGACGCGCTGGCCGGCCCGTGGCCCGCCGGCGTGCCGGTCCAGGTGCACTACGGCGAGGGCGACCCGTGGGTGGAGCCCGCGACGGTCGCCGAGCTGGAGCGGCTCGTCACCGCCTCCGGCGCCGCGTTCGAGGTGCACACCTACCCGACCGACGCGCACCTGTTCGCCGATCCCGGCCTGCCCGACTACGACCCGTGCGCCGCCACCCTCATGTGGCAACGGGTAACGGAATTCCTTAAAAGAATTTCGGACTGA
- a CDS encoding FAD-binding oxidoreductase has protein sequence METGLGLRAAVSGRVLLPGDEGFAEAARPWNLAVEQPVAAVVEAADVDDVAAVVRYARTAGRAVAAQTTGHSAAPGTDGAILLRTRRLDEVVVRPERRLARVGAGVTWDRVLAAATPYGLTGLAGSSPVVGVTGYTLSGGLSWFGRRYGWAADAVTAFEVVDADGERARVTAGSDPELFWALRGGGGDFAIVTAIEFELFPAPALYGGAMAWPLARADEVAAAYLEVTAQAPPALSAWLGRLNLPGVPPMVTVSVAFLGEADEARDLLKPLDAIGGPLQDTRGPLTPAELGAITGDPVDPMPSASGGELLTGLDEAALRVLLHEPIDPLGGVQIRHLGGALAEERPDGGACGALAEPYLLYTFGAVTGPDTAAAIRERQRRIAGDLGGLVTGRRPYICLGAGETVAHTFPAATLDRLRRIKRERDPHGVFLANHPVAH, from the coding sequence ATGGAAACCGGCCTCGGGCTGCGCGCGGCCGTATCCGGCCGGGTCCTGCTGCCGGGCGACGAGGGCTTCGCCGAGGCGGCCCGGCCGTGGAACCTGGCGGTCGAGCAGCCGGTCGCCGCGGTGGTGGAGGCCGCGGACGTGGACGACGTCGCCGCCGTGGTGCGGTACGCGCGCACGGCCGGGCGCGCGGTGGCCGCGCAGACGACCGGGCACAGCGCCGCGCCCGGCACGGACGGGGCGATCCTGCTGCGCACCCGCCGCCTCGACGAGGTCGTGGTACGGCCCGAGCGGCGGCTGGCCCGGGTGGGGGCGGGCGTGACCTGGGACCGGGTGCTGGCGGCGGCCACGCCGTACGGGCTGACCGGGCTCGCCGGGAGCTCGCCGGTGGTGGGCGTGACCGGATACACGCTCAGCGGCGGGCTGTCCTGGTTCGGCCGCCGGTACGGCTGGGCCGCGGACGCGGTGACCGCGTTCGAGGTGGTGGACGCCGACGGCGAGCGGGCCCGGGTGACCGCCGGGTCCGATCCGGAGCTGTTCTGGGCGCTGCGCGGCGGCGGGGGCGACTTCGCGATCGTCACCGCGATCGAGTTCGAACTGTTCCCGGCCCCGGCCCTGTACGGCGGGGCGATGGCGTGGCCGCTCGCCCGGGCGGACGAGGTGGCCGCCGCCTACCTGGAGGTCACCGCGCAGGCGCCGCCGGCCCTGTCGGCGTGGCTCGGCCGGCTGAACCTGCCGGGCGTGCCGCCCATGGTCACGGTGAGCGTCGCCTTCCTCGGCGAGGCCGACGAGGCGCGGGACCTGCTCAAGCCGCTCGACGCGATCGGCGGCCCGCTCCAGGACACCAGAGGGCCGCTCACCCCGGCCGAGCTCGGCGCGATCACCGGCGACCCCGTCGACCCGATGCCGAGCGCGTCCGGGGGCGAGCTGCTCACCGGGCTCGACGAGGCCGCGCTGCGGGTGCTGCTGCACGAGCCGATCGACCCGCTCGGCGGCGTGCAGATCCGGCACCTCGGCGGCGCGCTCGCCGAGGAGCGGCCGGACGGGGGCGCGTGCGGCGCGCTGGCCGAGCCGTACCTGCTGTACACGTTCGGCGCGGTGACCGGGCCGGACACCGCCGCGGCGATACGGGAGCGGCAGCGGCGGATCGCCGGCGACCTGGGCGGGCTCGTCACCGGGCGCAGGCCGTACATCTGCCTCGGGGCGGGCGAGACCGTGGCGCACACCTTCCCCGCCGCCACCCTCGACCGGCTGCGGCGGATCAAGCGGGAGCGCGACCCGCACGGGGTGTTCCTGGCGAACCACCCGGTGGCGCACTGA
- a CDS encoding sigma-70 family RNA polymerase sigma factor: MKVTTDEKELLAGRFAEHRPRLTAVAYRMLGSLSEAEDAVQEAWLRLSRSDAAEIDNLGGWLTTVVGRICLDMLRSRAARREEPLQQVRLPDPVVADGLDPEPAAVLADSVGLALLVVLDTLSPPERLAFVLHDMFGVPFAEIAPIVGRTPATTKKLASRARIRVRDAAPAPDADLAEQRRVVDAFLAAARGGDFDALLAVLDPDVELRVDEGPALPGRRARGAADVARSAIIGSRDAGAPRHVLVNGVAGILETKDGRPVALLAFTVRGGRIATIDILTDPVRLARLAPAR, from the coding sequence ATGAAGGTGACGACGGACGAGAAGGAGCTGCTCGCGGGCCGGTTCGCCGAGCACCGCCCGCGGCTGACCGCGGTGGCCTACCGGATGCTGGGCTCGCTCAGCGAGGCGGAGGACGCGGTCCAGGAGGCGTGGCTGCGGCTGAGCCGCTCGGACGCGGCGGAGATCGACAACCTCGGCGGCTGGCTCACCACCGTGGTCGGCCGGATCTGCCTCGACATGCTGCGGTCGCGCGCCGCCCGGCGGGAGGAGCCGCTGCAGCAGGTGCGGCTGCCCGACCCGGTCGTGGCCGACGGCCTCGACCCGGAGCCCGCGGCGGTGCTCGCCGACTCGGTCGGCCTCGCCCTGCTCGTGGTGCTCGACACGCTCTCCCCGCCGGAACGCCTCGCGTTCGTGCTGCACGACATGTTCGGCGTGCCGTTCGCCGAGATCGCGCCGATCGTGGGCCGTACCCCGGCGACCACGAAGAAGCTCGCCTCCCGGGCCCGGATCCGGGTGCGCGACGCGGCCCCGGCCCCGGACGCCGACCTCGCCGAGCAGCGCCGCGTGGTCGACGCCTTCCTCGCCGCGGCCCGGGGCGGCGACTTCGACGCCCTGCTCGCCGTACTCGATCCGGACGTCGAGCTCCGTGTCGACGAGGGGCCCGCGCTGCCGGGGCGGCGCGCCCGCGGCGCGGCGGACGTCGCCAGGTCGGCGATCATCGGCTCGCGCGACGCCGGGGCGCCGCGTCACGTGCTCGTCAACGGGGTGGCCGGGATCCTCGAGACGAAGGACGGCCGGCCGGTCGCCCTGCTCGCGTTCACGGTCCGCGGCGGCCGGATCGCCACGATCGACATCCTCACCGACCCGGTACGGCTCGCGCGCCTCGCTCCGGCCCGGTAA
- a CDS encoding PAS domain-containing sensor histidine kinase gives MQTNVDYEAVFNSLFAPFVVLTPDLVVAAANEAYLRATGRSREEVIGRPIFAAFPGVSNGSNARELEPVRTSLERVLTKRTTDVVPLVRREVERSDRPGEYEERYWHLVNAPVLDKSGNVRFIVNRCVDITSLVEQARGDHEGNGEVRADDLQRDIFARARELASVSARLKHAYRQEQQTVSALQEAIEQQQRFLFDATHDLRTPITALLTELEVALSEPDADLRRTLVKLYRDVERLNSIVNDLLTLARLYAAQPPSPELFDLTELVEHELESHPPGSNVITRFERPAPVRASRVRLARVLSNLIANAERHTTNKIEIVVTADPPDAVLEVIDDGPGIPPEDRERIFHRLYRRRDAEAADRGGSGFGLSIAREIAQGYGGHLYAADHPSGARFVLRLPLATSPESSGRPPEKSSS, from the coding sequence ATGCAGACCAACGTGGACTATGAAGCGGTGTTCAATTCGCTGTTCGCCCCGTTCGTCGTGCTGACCCCGGACCTCGTCGTGGCGGCCGCGAACGAGGCCTATCTCCGGGCCACGGGGCGCAGCAGGGAGGAGGTGATCGGCCGTCCCATCTTCGCCGCGTTCCCCGGCGTGTCGAACGGGTCGAACGCGCGGGAGCTCGAGCCGGTGCGCACCTCGCTGGAGCGCGTGCTCACCAAGCGCACCACCGACGTGGTGCCGCTCGTGCGGCGCGAGGTGGAACGTTCCGACCGGCCCGGCGAGTACGAGGAGCGGTACTGGCACCTGGTGAACGCCCCCGTGCTCGACAAGAGCGGCAACGTACGCTTCATCGTCAACCGGTGCGTGGACATCACCTCGCTCGTCGAGCAGGCGCGCGGCGACCACGAGGGGAACGGCGAGGTCCGGGCCGACGACCTGCAGCGCGACATCTTCGCCCGGGCCCGGGAGCTCGCGAGCGTGAGCGCCCGGCTCAAGCACGCCTACCGGCAGGAGCAGCAGACCGTGTCGGCCCTCCAGGAGGCGATCGAGCAGCAGCAGCGGTTCCTCTTCGACGCCACCCACGACCTGCGCACCCCCATCACCGCGCTGCTCACCGAGCTCGAGGTCGCGCTCTCCGAGCCCGACGCCGACCTGCGCCGGACGCTGGTCAAGCTGTACCGCGACGTCGAGCGGCTCAACTCCATCGTCAACGACCTGCTCACCCTCGCCCGGCTGTACGCCGCCCAGCCGCCGTCCCCGGAGCTGTTCGACCTCACCGAGCTCGTCGAGCACGAGCTCGAGTCCCACCCGCCCGGGAGCAACGTGATCACCCGCTTCGAGCGCCCGGCCCCGGTCCGCGCCTCCCGGGTACGGCTCGCGCGGGTGCTGTCGAACCTCATCGCCAACGCGGAACGGCACACCACCAACAAGATCGAGATCGTGGTGACGGCCGACCCGCCCGACGCCGTGCTCGAGGTCATCGACGACGGCCCCGGCATCCCGCCCGAAGACCGCGAGCGCATCTTCCACCGCCTCTACCGGCGCCGCGACGCCGAGGCCGCGGACCGCGGCGGATCCGGCTTCGGCCTGTCCATCGCCCGCGAGATCGCCCAGGGCTACGGCGGCCACCTCTACGCCGCCGACCACCCCAGCGGCGCCCGCTTCGTGCTGCGGCTTCCCCTCGCCACCTCCCCCGAGTCCTCCGGCCGCCCTCCGGAGAAGTCCTCCTCCTGA
- a CDS encoding zinc-binding dehydrogenase, with translation MRAIQVREFGGPEVLEPVELPDPVPGPGQVVVDVAVTDVIYLDVMRRSGRAGPAAPALPYVPGRGGAGRVLAVGEGVDPAWVGRRVVARTDGGYAERLLAAEEEIVEVPDGLGLREAAAVLHDGGTAVGLFEATPAAAHDWVLVTAAAGGAAHLLVQLAGDAGARVVAAARGERKLAMLRGLGVAAVVDYSEPGWPDRVRAVTGGSGVDLVFDGAGGEYGRAAFDAVADGGRFVTYGSAGGGLTVIDPAHAAERNVTVHNPLFAGPPPDPATARARIARALELTAKGVLRPHIGAVHRLDQAAEAHRALEERRTLGRALLLVSG, from the coding sequence ATGCGTGCCATCCAGGTGCGGGAGTTCGGCGGCCCGGAGGTGCTGGAGCCGGTGGAGCTGCCGGATCCGGTCCCCGGACCCGGGCAGGTCGTGGTGGACGTGGCGGTGACCGACGTCATCTACCTCGACGTGATGCGGCGCTCCGGTCGGGCCGGGCCGGCCGCGCCCGCCCTGCCGTACGTGCCCGGCCGCGGGGGCGCCGGGCGGGTGCTCGCGGTGGGGGAGGGCGTGGACCCCGCGTGGGTGGGCCGCCGGGTGGTGGCGCGCACCGACGGCGGGTACGCCGAGCGCCTGCTCGCCGCCGAGGAGGAAATCGTCGAGGTGCCCGACGGGCTCGGCCTGCGGGAGGCGGCGGCCGTGCTGCACGACGGCGGCACCGCGGTCGGCCTGTTCGAGGCCACGCCCGCGGCCGCGCACGACTGGGTGCTCGTCACCGCCGCGGCCGGGGGAGCGGCCCACCTGCTGGTCCAGCTCGCGGGCGACGCCGGGGCCCGGGTGGTGGCCGCCGCCCGGGGGGAGCGGAAGCTCGCCATGCTCCGCGGCCTCGGCGTGGCGGCCGTGGTCGACTACTCCGAGCCGGGCTGGCCGGACCGGGTGCGCGCGGTGACCGGCGGCTCCGGCGTCGACCTCGTCTTCGACGGCGCGGGCGGCGAGTACGGCAGGGCCGCGTTCGACGCCGTGGCCGACGGCGGCCGGTTCGTCACGTACGGCTCGGCGGGCGGTGGCCTGACCGTGATCGACCCCGCCCATGCCGCGGAACGGAACGTGACCGTGCACAACCCGCTGTTCGCCGGGCCGCCCCCGGACCCGGCGACCGCCCGCGCCCGCATCGCCCGGGCGCTCGAGCTCACCGCCAAGGGCGTGCTCCGGCCGCACATCGGCGCGGTCCACCGCCTTGACCAGGCCGCCGAGGCGCACCGGGCACTCGAGGAACGACGTACCCTGGGCAGGGCGCTGCTGCTCGTCTCCGGCTGA
- a CDS encoding citrate synthase has translation MTISPQARRGEEAAGSSGTAFRLEYDKGSLSLPVRPVTEGPAGIDVSSLLKETGHVAVDPGYANTASCASAITYIDGEAGILRYRGYPIEQLAEKSTFLEVAYLLIYGELPTRKQLDEFTTNITKHTLLREEMRLFFDGFPRDAHPMAVLSSAVSALSTFYQDSLDPFDKDQVEISTIRLLAKFPTIASYAHQKSIGRPLLYPDNSLGYVENFLRMTFGVPSEPYEVDPVLVNVLDMLFILHADHEQNCSTSTVRLVGSSHANLFASVSAGVNALFGPLHGGANQAVLEMLQDIYNSGGDVKAFVERVKRKEKGVRLMGFGHRVYRNYDPRAAIVKKAAQEVLSRTGQGDPLLDLAMSLEEIALNDEYFIERKLYPNVDFYTGLIYKAMGFPTEMFTVLFAIGRLPGWIAQWREMIEDPMTRIGRPRQLYVGPSARDYVPIEQR, from the coding sequence ATGACGATCAGTCCGCAGGCTCGGCGCGGAGAGGAAGCTGCCGGATCCTCCGGGACCGCTTTCAGGCTCGAGTACGACAAGGGTTCCTTGTCACTCCCGGTCCGTCCGGTCACCGAAGGGCCGGCCGGAATCGACGTGAGCAGCCTCCTCAAGGAGACCGGACACGTCGCGGTGGACCCCGGGTACGCGAACACGGCGAGCTGCGCCTCGGCCATCACCTACATCGACGGTGAGGCGGGCATTCTGCGCTACCGCGGCTACCCGATCGAGCAGCTCGCGGAGAAGTCCACCTTCCTCGAGGTCGCCTACCTGTTGATCTACGGCGAGCTGCCGACCCGTAAACAGCTCGACGAGTTCACCACCAACATCACCAAGCACACGCTGCTGCGTGAGGAGATGCGGCTGTTCTTCGACGGCTTCCCGCGGGACGCCCACCCGATGGCCGTGCTCTCCTCGGCGGTGAGCGCGCTGTCCACCTTCTACCAGGACAGCCTCGACCCGTTCGACAAGGACCAGGTCGAGATCTCCACGATTCGGCTCCTGGCGAAGTTCCCGACCATCGCCTCCTACGCCCACCAGAAGTCGATCGGTCGTCCTCTGCTCTACCCGGACAACTCGCTGGGCTACGTGGAGAACTTCCTCCGCATGACCTTCGGCGTGCCGAGCGAGCCGTACGAGGTGGACCCGGTCCTCGTCAACGTGCTCGACATGCTGTTCATCCTGCACGCCGACCACGAGCAGAACTGCTCCACCTCGACGGTACGGCTCGTCGGCTCCAGCCACGCCAACCTGTTCGCCTCGGTGTCGGCCGGCGTGAACGCCCTGTTCGGCCCGCTGCACGGCGGCGCCAACCAGGCCGTGCTGGAGATGCTGCAGGACATCTACAACTCCGGCGGCGACGTCAAGGCCTTCGTCGAGAGGGTGAAGCGGAAGGAGAAGGGCGTCCGCCTCATGGGCTTCGGCCACCGGGTCTACCGCAACTACGACCCGCGGGCCGCGATCGTGAAGAAGGCCGCCCAGGAGGTGCTCTCCCGGACCGGCCAGGGCGACCCGCTGCTCGACCTCGCCATGAGCCTTGAGGAGATCGCCCTCAACGACGAGTACTTCATCGAGCGCAAGCTCTACCCGAACGTCGACTTCTACACCGGCCTGATCTACAAGGCCATGGGCTTCCCCACCGAGATGTTCACCGTGCTGTTCGCGATCGGCCGCCTCCCCGGCTGGATCGCCCAGTGGCGGGAGATGATCGAGGACCCGATGACGAGGATCGGCCGTCCCCGCCAGCTCTACGTGGGCCCGTCCGCCCGCGACTACGTGCCGATCGAGCAGCGCTGA
- a CDS encoding PP2C family protein-serine/threonine phosphatase produces MARRTPVGPAGLGGETGPADDDPPRPPEPEPHEEAGPYRRSAMLLDAALEIGAELDLNTVLGTIVDVSMRVVPSRYGALGVLDESGGFSAMISRGYCSDRSAARGEEMPHGTGLLGELVRDPRPLRLDDLSTHPGSAGFPEDHPVMTSLLGVPIEVRTTVYGNLYLADKIGGPYTQEDEDILIALARVAGVAIENAHLYRRLRRITEDFQRRLLPPMPQVEGWELESRYLPATRLPNIGGDWYDLFQLPDGAACLAVGDVMGHDARAANTMAQISNMLRVVAYYRREPPSDVLHDLDRALHDLHGGPMATVLLARVEPSASGAALLRWASAGHLPPLLIVPGERARFLRTEPGLPLGVDFAVPRPDHHTELPAGAAVLLYTDGLVEHHDLHLDDGMRRLADIATAHADAPLARLCDALLDATFDDDVTLLAVRSRP; encoded by the coding sequence ATGGCGAGGCGAACGCCCGTCGGTCCGGCCGGCCTGGGCGGCGAGACCGGCCCCGCGGACGACGACCCGCCGCGGCCGCCGGAGCCGGAGCCGCACGAGGAGGCCGGGCCGTACCGCCGGTCGGCCATGCTGCTCGACGCCGCGCTGGAGATCGGCGCGGAGCTCGACCTCAACACGGTCCTGGGCACCATCGTCGACGTGTCGATGCGGGTGGTGCCGTCCCGGTACGGCGCGCTCGGCGTGCTCGACGAGTCGGGCGGGTTCAGCGCGATGATCAGCCGCGGGTACTGCTCGGACCGGTCGGCGGCGCGCGGCGAGGAGATGCCGCACGGCACCGGGCTGCTCGGCGAGCTGGTGCGCGATCCCCGGCCGCTGCGGCTGGACGACCTGTCCACCCATCCGGGCTCGGCCGGGTTCCCCGAGGACCACCCGGTGATGACGTCCCTGCTCGGCGTGCCGATCGAGGTGCGCACGACGGTCTACGGCAACCTCTACCTCGCCGACAAGATCGGCGGGCCGTACACGCAGGAGGACGAGGACATCCTGATCGCGCTCGCCCGGGTGGCGGGCGTGGCGATCGAGAACGCGCACCTGTACCGGCGGCTGCGGCGCATCACCGAGGACTTCCAGCGGCGGCTGCTCCCGCCCATGCCGCAGGTCGAGGGCTGGGAGCTGGAGAGCCGCTACCTGCCCGCCACCCGGCTGCCGAACATCGGCGGCGACTGGTACGACCTGTTCCAGCTGCCCGACGGGGCGGCCTGCCTCGCGGTCGGCGACGTGATGGGCCACGACGCGCGCGCCGCCAACACGATGGCCCAGATCAGCAACATGCTCCGGGTCGTCGCCTACTACCGGCGGGAGCCGCCGAGCGACGTCCTGCACGACCTCGACCGGGCCCTGCACGACCTGCACGGCGGCCCGATGGCCACCGTGCTCCTCGCCCGCGTGGAGCCGTCCGCCTCCGGCGCCGCCCTGCTGCGCTGGGCGAGCGCGGGCCATCTGCCGCCGCTGCTCATCGTCCCCGGCGAGCGGGCCCGGTTCCTGCGCACCGAGCCCGGCCTGCCGCTCGGCGTCGACTTCGCCGTGCCCCGCCCCGACCACCACACCGAGCTTCCCGCGGGCGCCGCCGTACTGCTCTACACCGACGGCCTCGTCGAGCACCACGACCTCCACCTCGACGACGGCATGCGCAGGCTCGCCGACATCGCCACCGCCCACGCCGACGCCCCCCTGGCCCGGCTGTGCGACGCCCTCCTCGACGCCACCTTCGACGACGACGTCACCCTCCTCGCCGTCCGCTCCCGCCCCTGA
- a CDS encoding aminomethyl transferase family protein, with amino-acid sequence MGAESLEAAIQRAGSVVELLRNSPARPHAFPVTPEFTNWRSEQQAWRKTCALLDQSHHMTDLYISGKDTLRLLSDFGVNTFKNFTPGKAKQYVAVNKDGYLIGDAILFHLEENLVDVVGHVTVPNWLEYHAKAGGYDVTIERDPNSVERPAGQPPRLYRYELQGPTAVRLLEKVTGGPLPQVKFFNMTELTIAGRKVRALRHGMAGQPGFEVFGPWEDGEAVLEALLEAGKEFGLVRAGAKAYSTANLESGWIPTAVPAIFGPEEREYREWLPLAQVGSLGGSFVSDDITDYYVTPYDIGYGHIVKFDHDFLGREALERMAGEARRTKVTLVWNPDDLAAAQRTLYEDGVPAKYLEFPKSRYAFYQVDAVQKDGRLVGLSLDVGYIANEHAYVSLATVDRDLAEPGTEVTVLWGEEPNTAKPAVEPHRQVAIRATVAPAPFVQEVREHYRK; translated from the coding sequence GTGGGTGCTGAAAGTCTTGAGGCGGCGATCCAACGTGCGGGATCCGTGGTCGAGCTGCTGCGGAACTCGCCGGCCCGGCCGCACGCCTTCCCGGTGACGCCGGAGTTCACCAACTGGCGCTCCGAGCAGCAGGCGTGGCGGAAGACGTGTGCGCTGCTCGATCAGTCGCACCACATGACCGATCTCTACATCAGCGGCAAGGACACCCTGCGGCTGCTGTCCGACTTCGGCGTCAACACCTTCAAGAACTTCACGCCGGGCAAGGCGAAGCAGTACGTCGCGGTCAACAAGGACGGGTACCTCATCGGCGACGCCATCCTCTTCCACCTCGAGGAGAACCTCGTCGACGTCGTCGGCCACGTGACCGTGCCGAACTGGCTCGAGTACCACGCCAAGGCCGGCGGTTACGACGTGACGATCGAGCGCGACCCGAACTCGGTCGAGCGCCCGGCCGGGCAGCCGCCGAGGCTCTACCGGTACGAGCTGCAGGGCCCGACCGCGGTGCGGCTGCTGGAGAAGGTCACCGGTGGCCCGCTGCCGCAGGTGAAGTTCTTCAACATGACCGAGCTCACCATCGCCGGCCGCAAGGTGCGGGCGCTGCGGCACGGCATGGCCGGGCAGCCCGGGTTCGAGGTGTTCGGCCCGTGGGAGGACGGCGAGGCCGTGCTCGAGGCGCTGCTCGAGGCCGGCAAGGAGTTCGGGCTCGTGCGGGCCGGCGCCAAGGCGTACTCGACGGCGAACCTCGAGTCGGGCTGGATCCCGACCGCGGTCCCCGCGATCTTCGGCCCGGAGGAGCGGGAGTACCGGGAGTGGCTGCCGCTCGCCCAGGTCGGCTCGCTCGGCGGCAGCTTCGTCTCCGACGACATCACCGACTACTACGTCACGCCGTACGACATCGGCTACGGCCACATCGTCAAGTTCGACCACGACTTCCTCGGCCGCGAGGCCCTGGAGCGCATGGCCGGCGAGGCACGCCGTACCAAGGTGACGCTGGTGTGGAACCCGGACGACCTCGCCGCCGCGCAGCGCACGCTGTACGAGGACGGCGTCCCGGCCAAGTACCTCGAGTTCCCCAAGAGCCGCTACGCCTTCTACCAGGTCGACGCGGTGCAGAAGGACGGGAGGCTCGTCGGCCTCTCGCTCGACGTCGGCTACATCGCCAACGAGCACGCGTACGTGTCGCTCGCCACGGTCGACCGTGACCTGGCCGAGCCGGGCACCGAGGTCACCGTGCTGTGGGGCGAGGAGCCGAACACGGCCAAGCCGGCCGTCGAGCCGCACCGCCAGGTCGCGATCCGCGCGACGGTCGCGCCCGCCCCGTTCGTGCAGGAGGTGCGGGAGCACTACCGCAAGTGA
- a CDS encoding response regulator: MNTTEETPRRIRVLIVDDHAVVRRGLRAYLEVLDDMEVVAEAEDGEEALALLRKMSAHGEAPDVVLLDLLMPRLDGVATTGRITQEYPDVKVVILTSFGEIERVHAALGNGASGYLLKSVGPNEVASAIRAAARDETFLDPAVARRLTREMIAPSGVSALTERERAVLTLIAGGRTNREIADELVISERTARTHVSNVLRKLRLTSRTQAALVAVREGLAPPPPEDP, from the coding sequence GTGAACACCACAGAGGAGACCCCGAGGCGGATCCGCGTGCTGATCGTCGACGACCACGCGGTCGTGCGCCGCGGCCTGCGCGCGTACCTCGAGGTGCTCGACGACATGGAGGTCGTGGCCGAGGCGGAGGACGGCGAGGAGGCCCTCGCCCTGCTGCGGAAGATGTCCGCCCACGGGGAGGCGCCGGACGTCGTCCTGCTCGACCTGCTCATGCCCCGGCTCGACGGCGTGGCGACCACCGGACGGATCACCCAGGAGTACCCGGACGTCAAGGTGGTGATCCTGACGAGCTTCGGCGAGATCGAGCGGGTGCACGCCGCGCTCGGCAACGGCGCGTCCGGCTACCTGCTCAAGAGCGTGGGGCCGAACGAGGTCGCCTCGGCGATCCGCGCCGCCGCGCGCGACGAGACGTTCCTCGACCCGGCCGTCGCCCGGCGCCTCACCCGGGAGATGATCGCGCCCAGCGGGGTGAGCGCGCTCACCGAGCGGGAGCGGGCCGTCCTCACCCTGATCGCCGGTGGCCGTACCAACCGGGAGATCGCCGACGAGCTGGTGATCAGCGAGCGTACCGCGCGCACGCACGTCAGCAACGTGCTGCGCAAGCTGCGCCTCACCTCCCGGACCCAGGCGGCCCTGGTGGCCGTACGGGAGGGTCTGGCGCCGCCGCCGCCCGAGGATCCGTGA